The Syngnathus typhle isolate RoL2023-S1 ecotype Sweden linkage group LG14, RoL_Styp_1.0, whole genome shotgun sequence genome segment AACAACCACCGGCTGTTTCCCCTGACATCAGCAAGACGAACATAACAATAGCAAATTTGATCTGAACTTTATTGCCAAATAGTagctgcatatttttttttttcttttctttatgtgACTTGAACAATGCTTGGCCAAGAAATGACCAGAAGGCAGAATTTCTGAAATGGGGTGATAAATTACAAGACAATTTTAtatagaatttttttatttaatatttcagTCAGAGCATATGTTCTGTATCTATAAATCTATTGTTTGCTCGTGATGTGCGTAAATCACGTGACTTCAGACCCCCGGACCGGGAAACAGTGATAGAGGCTATATTTAAATCCTCCGCAAACAAATTAGCTTTCTTTCTCTTGGGCTCTGCCTGTTTCCTTCCTCTTTGAATTTCACACACCAGTCAACTTTATAACGCCTGAGATTGGGCACATAAAAGTACATCTGACTTCCCGGTATCGGTAACGAGTGACCATAAATACTTTTCTTTCCGATGATTATGGAAACAGCAGGCTGTGTCGTCAACTATGCAGTGATGAATTTAAAAAGAAGTCCTGACTATCTGCCGATCTATACTCGTAGCAATTTTGTGAAACGACAATAAATCTATTCTAAATACTTAAAAATAAGATAAAGTTGATGTTAGTAGCATGTTGGCTAGGTGCAATCATTGTGTCCACCCGGCTTAGTGTACAATTTTAGATTGGGACTGGAAACACTGTTTCTATCTTCAATATATTCTGTTTCTGCATGAACTGTTCCTCCCGGGCACATGACAAACATGCCTTGACAGAAGCAAAGACACTTGAATTCTAGGAAACGTTCAGCCAAGGTGCAAagtgaaagagagaaaaaaaatcccccttaTTTGCTGCGTAAACATGCCGCAGCGCTCCTTGCTCAACCTGACACCGACGTTGGAAAGTTGGCCAGACAAACTTAACGCTCAGGCCCACGTGCACGACGCCACGTGCATGTTTAAAAAGCAAGTCATGAGAGAGGGAAGCCCCCGCCTCCTTGACGTGACTCCGCACCAGCCAATGGCAGGAAGAAAAACAGTGGAGCGCTCTGCTTTTTCTGCTTTCCTCAATTTCCACATACCAGAGTTGCCTATGCGGTGTGGCGAGGAAGCTTTGACTTAGGCTGTCGCTACGTTTCCACCAAACGTGCATAGCCACTTTCACATTGCATGGCTTCGATTTGAAATGGAGTTTGCCGATAAATCAAGCGAAGGAAAATCAGCAGCTTTGTTTACTTGAGGGTTCTTCCCTCGCTCAGCCTTTGTTTACTTAGCCATAAAATGTGACGTCAGATGAGGGACTTTTCCTCCCTATCATAAATGGCACTGAAAAGGATTCAAAGGTCAAGCTTGCAATGACTTTGGATacagaatagaaaaatgaaagttAGGTCCTCCATGGACGTCATAACAAACTTAAGAATGGCTTGTGGAAGAGCATCTGGTCCAAGTATCAAaccaaaattgaaaaaaaaagtgcgacataacacaagaaaaaaaaacaacaacaagacagTCTGCATAGAGAAACTTGCATGTGCGCTGCTCTTAGTGTAACTCTATACAATCAgcgacacacattttttttccccccttgaaCATAGTGTTCCTTTTGTGCTAGTCAAGACCGATTGCGCAATCCAAAATTGCTCCTCTCACCGGCTTACCTCCGCTATTGTTTTCTTCATGCTCTGTGTGCTAATCTGACACCGTTTCCAAGAAAAATAAATTCCTCCGCACCGCTATCATGTTTGTCCCATCATGGCCAGTGCCTTTCTCATTCCAGACCTGGCGTGCCGCCAGTGGGCCCATCTAAACATCCTCAGCACATGCAAGGGAGGGGAAATCATTTGCTATGGCTTTTACGTAAATAACACTCGGGGAATACATTCGTAAGTGATTTTCCCCTTGCTTCAGAAATGTCTCTGAGATTTGTCACACTGCAAGTCCCTCTCTGAAATATGACACAGATCTTTGCAGAGTTAAAGATGCATTCCTGGATACGTGGTCTTCTATGTCTGTAATGACACCCTGCTCATTGAAGGAGTCGGTGGACTCGTTCTACTCGCTGCTAGTGTCGCTCGCCTGCCAAGACAATGAAATGATGACTGCTTTAATAGGCAGGTGTTGATTTGatacttgtttttttccattgttttttttctcttcacttTCGTTATCTCCAAAAATCACATTTGAGCGATGGCGCAAAGTCTGACATTTGTCTTATCAGTTTCAAATCATCATGCAAGAGTGGCAAACAAAGGGAGTCATTTTTCGGTCAACAACATATGGCAGCAATGAATGCATTTTTCAAAACTGACAACTTTCAAAACAaagaactcttttttttttaggattatTTTGCCATGTTGtttattataagattttttttctgctcccttTCAGAACGTCCTAGTGAACATCTCGCAGTGCGGTGAGTATTCTCTGAAGTTACTCCGACTTCCATGAAGTCTTTAAACGGGGAGGATGAAGTGGAAGTCGATCCGCCCACATCTCTTTGGAGTCAACAACATGGTGACGTCACAGCGCCTGCTCGCCGAGCCCTTTCAGCGGGCGTCTGCATGCGGCCCTTTTATTGCTCCGATCATCTTCTTGGCCTTCACATCAAAAGAATAATTCATAGCAGGCACTCGTGAATGTCCTATTCAGAACTTCCAGTGTAGGAATGAAGATTGGAAGAAGAGGGAACAAAATGCCTCTTAGTACTTTACTGAGTATTAAAAAGTCGCTCTTATATGAGCAACTAACCAAAGTTCTTATTTGTTGGTGTTATCGTTCACAAGCAATGAACGGGCCTTCTCTGGTTCGTCTTGTTTTGGTTTGTCTGCCACAGCCATGTTTTGATGGCTATGGAATGTGCAATAGAACCGAAGAAGAACGAGTCAACTTCCCGACAAccttgacactttgtgttgtgtTCCCGTTTATTGACAGCCACATCAAAGTTAATCCAATAGGAACGCGATAAGATAGCCGGAGTTTagttagaagaaaagaaaaaaaagaggaagcaaaGATCCTTGAGTTGTCTGTCTAAGTAATTCAGACTAAAGAGTACGACATAATAATGTGGCTATGCCAGACGTTATGAAAATAACAATATAAACACCACCTCACAGAAACCCTAACCCAGGGGTGTCGAAGTAATTTTTGGGCGGGCTgcgttgtagtcatagcttcttcctttatgactgtcaacccaaataaatgtatgagctcctcatattatatacagttaaagatacaaaacaaactgacaaataacaaatcaaacgagtaaaaacggatgaattcgatgcacaatttgtcacataaaatgatgtggcgggtcgtatctggcccccgggccttgactttgaccccagtgccctaaccctagtttgaaaccctgaccttagtttgaatgaatgaaatttTGTAGTCGATTTCCCATTTTGAGGTTtcatttcttcttgtttttacttttatcAAAAAGGCCTGAGGTATGTCAATTGCTATTTCTAAGAAATATCTTCTTCAGGaaagcagccagccagccagccagccagcatccTGTTTGTATTCCACCTGACCTTGACAGACAGGATCCTCAAcattagtgttggctcgtgagtgaatgattcattcaaaagaacgaatcttttcagtgaaggagagtgaacgaatcacttttttttttttgctcacctgATAAGGTATCAAAACAAACGATTTGTACTTTGCTACTAGCCACCAGTACTTTTTAACCTTCTAGAGTTTCTGTAACTCGCTCCCAAGCCGTAACACGATGTACAAATCAGTGAGATATGTTTACGCGTGATAAAAATAACCGGGATCAGTGTTGAGGCAGAACAAATAGTCCAAGAGGAAATGAAATCCACATTTTGCAAAACATGAGGTTTAAGCAAGGCGCTTTTGGGTTTGCGAAGTGTCGCTGTGCCTACTTTAGCCTGTAATTGTTGTTTTGATCCGCTTGGGTGTGGCTCGCTTCCAGTGAGCGGTGCCTCTGGCAAGAATATATTTTCGACTCACTGAACACCATGTACCGTTTTACTCACATGCAACAGTTGAAAAAAAGTGCAAGCCTTTTGATTCGGTATTGTTTATTTGAAAAACCACAATAAGGAAACTTTGGCAACATTGTGATTTAACATTGTATAAAAATACATTCGATGCATTTTTCATGCATGACACAGCTGAAcctgaagactttttttttttttttttttaaattgaggaaaAAGTCATAATCCCAGAGTCAGGTTTTGGAATGTTCTTTGTCCATACACTCCAGAGGCATCTCCAGATTAAAACTCGTCTTAAATCTGGTCCGGTTAAGCTTCCCAAATCTGCATCTGGCTCCCATCAAACGCTTGCAAGCACACCATTGCGGCTCCTTTTTATGGGAGCTTAACACTGAACCTTGTTCACTTTTATAAACAAACAGCCCATTTCTTTCTGCTTTGTGCAAACAAAACTCAGCACCCGCTATCTGACGCTTGCACAATACGACAGTTTTTGTTCGATCTTTCCTCACTTCCTCTTTAACAACGTTTTCCCTTTtgcctctttcttttttctttactgcatgcataaaacatttttgtgctTGGTGGATAGTAGAAAGCATCACAGGCACTGGCAACACTTCTCTCGACACCGTTGACAGtatgattgtaaaaaaaaaggtccGTTTACAACAAGGCACTTGACACTTTGAAGCAGCCGATACAAGTGAGCTCACCCCTTCAACGTGTTCCTTCGATCTCCATTCAGGTGAGGGGAATCGATGTAGCTCTTATCATCAGGATTTTTTaaaagaagagagagaaagaaaaaaaaaatcgctgaTGTAGCGCTGCCGCTTCCATTTTAGCAGAACCGTAAAGAGTTCATTGGAAACAAAGCAGGGGGTTGCTCCTTCGTCTCGAAGTCcccccggcggcggcggcggcggcggcgtcaacTTTGACCGTGGCGCTCGCCGCAGTCTCTCAGTGACTGCCGGTACGACCGGGTGCCACTTTTCAAAGAGGACGAGTCGGACCAATCTCTCGATTCACGAGATGAATCTAAATTGCTTGACACTCAGGCAGGCTCTTGCAGTTCAGCACGTCATGCAGCGAGGCCTCATGTGCAAAGGTTGAGGATTGGGGTCGACCTGAAGAAAGACaagcgtgttttttcttttttttttttctattcgttTGGTCAATAATGCCATTTCAAAATGATTGGAGGCTTTGGCTCACCTCACTGTACACAGGCGGAGGTCGGAAGCGGAACTCCTGCACAAAGGCCATGAGGGGCCTCTCGAGGATCCCACTCAGATCTTCGGccggcggcggtggtggtgtcgccgcctccgccgccgccgcgttgtTGTTATTGTCGCACTGCTCTGCTTCTCCTTCCGCCACCACCGAGCTGTACTCCGGAGGAGCTGCACGGGGAAAACAGGTACAATTATTCCACCGATCTGACTCAAACAGGTCCGAACATGAATCTCTTGACTCATTTGAATCGGTTAAACCCGCATGACttttattggcttttttttccattgacaaATAAATCCGAAaagtatgttgttgtttttttagaggTTGGCATTCAACTTAATGTCAGTGCTCTGATTCaacttgatttcttttttttttttttttcatgatttgaaGGGAATGCAACTTACGCTCAGGCTGCTCTGGGATGGCCATCCGCAGCCACTCCAGATTGACGCTGTACTGGCTGCTGACGCTGGAGGTCCTGCTTCCAAAGGGATGGAGCGGGATGGTGCCTATGACCAAGGGCAACTCCAGAAACAGCTTGGAGGTTCCCGGGACATCCACACACACCTGGCGGGGGAGGAATTCCGCTCAGGGAAGACCCAGAAAGAGCagcgaggtgtgtgtgtgatctgGCAACTGAGCTGACCTTGAGCATGTATTCCACTTTGATGATGCGGCACTGCAGAATGGACGGACCCACGGGCGGGATCTTGATGGCCCGACCGTGCCAGGTCTCCCTGCGCCTGGCGCCCACCACGTCGCCGCTCAGCGTGGCCACCACGGCGCACTTCTGCTTCATGGTGCCGCGGGCGATGAACGTCTGAGTTTGAGTGATGTACGCTTTGGGCACCACCGAGCGGGAAGTTGAATTGTCAAACTCGGCAAAAACGGGGATGACCTCGCCTGTGGAGAGGAGGGAGAAAAGGATTCATGGTCAACAAACAGGTGAGCAAATAAGGTGACTTGAAATGGTTTCATTTTTACCTGGTGTATAACCTTTGCGGTCAATCTTTGCAGTAACAGACACTTCTCCAAAGTTTCGGTACCAAGTCCGTGCAATCTTGTCTTTCGTGCCGGCCTGAGGTGCCTAAGAATAATAAAATGTGTATTAAAAaactataaataataataaattaaaaaaaaaaataagctacaaataaataacaataaaaaacacaaaaatcagcAAGTGTactaaaaatatgaaataaaattataaaaaaaatgaaaaaattaattaaaagaaaTCACTAGATATGATTGAATGCAAGAACAAGGAGGCTCACCAGCAGCGCCGGGGTGTTGATGTCAATGGGCTCAATGACGGTAAACTCCTTCTTGATCTTCCTGACCGTGGCCCAGGGTCGATGCAGCTTGACCTTGACCCAGTAACGAATGCTGCCGTGTTTCCCCTCAAAGGAGGTGACCAGCGTCTCTTCTGGCAGCTGGAAGCTGAATGGGAATTCATGTCTGCCTGCAGGAAGGATGGTCACTTCGCCATTATCTGAGGGAGAAAAacaagacaatttttttttagactcaATTCCATCATTCGTTTACAGAAAAGATGTTGCCAGGAACTAGTCGAGTCAAGTGACCAAAGCGACTACGCTAAAAGTCGATCCTCCTTGAACTTGTTCGTCTGGTTTAGCATTTACGAGTCGTGAACCTTTAAAGGTTGAGACCAATATAACATTCACACACCAATCAAACAGGAGCAGAAAATCATCCAAGACCTCGCAATCACATTGGCCCGCTTGCTCCGAGAGGCGGTTCCCCGCTCCATTGTGCTGACGGAGAACATGTTTTCCTTCTCAACTGATCTGCCCCCGCTCCCTCACTTGGTGTCGGCGAAGGCCCACGAACACGTGTTTTTGTTTAACACGTTTGTCCCCCCCTTTGTTGCTGGAAGCTCCCATTTGATTTCCATTACAATCCCTTGACTGTCAGATTCCATTGATGGTTTGAATGGGTCAATGTGTTGAGGTAATATCTGCACCAAACTACTTTCAAAATGCTAAATACACAACAAGCACAAGATATGGATGCTTGCAACCCAGTTGGGTGACAAAACAAGTTGAACAAAGAATAGTGTGCAAGAAAAAAACTGAAGGCTTGGCCGTAAAGTCCTCTTTAAATGTGTGCCCGATCAATTAAGAGTTCGGGAGCTGAAAGAACCAAATATGAAGCAGACTTTCCTTTCGATAGTTGTTTTCAGACTGCTGCCCATGTTTGCCCACTTCAGCAAGTTGACACTAACAAGGAAGTACCATGTAACAAAGAAAACACCTGTACAAATGATTCCtattaaataagaaaaaaatggaattggACTCAAATCTTCATGAACACAAATGTTAACTTCTATAAAGGCTCAGTTCAACATGTGTCAACAGCTTTTTGAGGAACAAGATGGCACATTTTGTGATTTGGAAAATGTACCCTgaacgcaccttcaatgaaataTCAGCAATAATCTTTTGTAATAGGCaacggtttgtttgtttgtttgtttgtttgacatgAGGTCACGCGGGCTCCCTATTGTGATGCAAATGATTTGAGTGGATCTTCTGGAGGAGATGCAACcttgaggagaggagaggactgACCTGCCTGCAGCAGCACCTCTCTGCGGTTCAAGTATTCCACCTCGTCGCTATAGTTCTGCGTATAAGCTGTGCTGGAGCCGGCCGAACGGGACTCGGTCCAGTGCACTTTGGCAAAACCTTCAGCGTGGAGCTTCAGTGAGTCCACGCGACTCTCCCCGGTGAGCTCCAGCAACACCCGGCCGGACACCACGTCCCCGCTGCTGTACACGGGGGGACAGTCCACGTCCGCAGCGTCGAAGACGATGTCCAACTTTTTCAACTTGTCGAAAATCATTGTTGCTACTCGTCTTAAGTTATTCCTTTCGGTGTTGTGGGATGAAGATGATGTTGCGCTTGCTGGTTTAAAGTTGAGACTGTTGTGCAGTTTCGGTTGGAGGCCTATTTGGAGGAGGAGAAAGTGGGCGGGGCCACCCTGTGATTACGTAAGACTCAAGAGAGGCATGAAGGCTTTGCGATGATGCCTTCACGTACGTCTCTTCCGAAATGA includes the following:
- the arrdc2 gene encoding arrestin domain-containing protein 2 isoform X2; translation: MSLKLNPIKSFKLELDSEGDAAFTGGEVVSGQVVLELHRDTKVHAMKVQGRGVATAHWLENRGMNSVYNDYTSRFTYFRKRQHLIRDNGEVTILPAGRHEFPFSFQLPEETLVTSFEGKHGSIRYWVKVKLHRPWATVRKIKKEFTVIEPIDINTPALLAPQAGTKDKIARTWYRNFGEVSVTAKIDRKGYTPGEVIPVFAEFDNSTSRSVVPKAYITQTQTFIARGTMKQKCAVVATLSGDVVGARRRETWHGRAIKIPPVGPSILQCRIIKVEYMLKVCVDVPGTSKLFLELPLVIGTIPLHPFGSRTSSVSSQYSVNLEWLRMAIPEQPEPPPEYSSVVAEGEAEQCDNNNNAAAAEAATPPPPPAEDLSGILERPLMAFVQEFRFRPPPVYSEVDPNPQPLHMRPRCMTC
- the arrdc2 gene encoding arrestin domain-containing protein 2 isoform X1, with translation MSLKLNPIKSFKLELDSEGDAAFTGGEVVSGQVVLELHRDTKVHAMKVQGRGVATAHWLENRGMNSVYNDYTSRFTYFRKRQHLIRGLQPKLHNSLNFKPASATSSSSHNTERNNLRRVATMIFDKLKKLDIVFDAADVDCPPVYSSGDVVSGRVLLELTGESRVDSLKLHAEGFAKVHWTESRSAGSSTAYTQNYSDEVEYLNRREVLLQADNGEVTILPAGRHEFPFSFQLPEETLVTSFEGKHGSIRYWVKVKLHRPWATVRKIKKEFTVIEPIDINTPALLAPQAGTKDKIARTWYRNFGEVSVTAKIDRKGYTPGEVIPVFAEFDNSTSRSVVPKAYITQTQTFIARGTMKQKCAVVATLSGDVVGARRRETWHGRAIKIPPVGPSILQCRIIKVEYMLKVCVDVPGTSKLFLELPLVIGTIPLHPFGSRTSSVSSQYSVNLEWLRMAIPEQPEPPPEYSSVVAEGEAEQCDNNNNAAAAEAATPPPPPAEDLSGILERPLMAFVQEFRFRPPPVYSEVDPNPQPLHMRPRCMTC